Proteins encoded within one genomic window of Pseudomonas cannabina:
- the dgcA gene encoding dimethylglycine demethylation protein DgcA, producing the protein MAFEAMFQPIQIGKLTIRNRVLSTAHAEVYATDGGMTTDRYVKYYEEKAKGGIGLAICGGSSSVAIDSPQGWWKSVNLATDRIIPHFQNLADAMHKHGAKIMIQITHMGRRSRWDGDHWPTLMSPSGIREPVHRATCKTIEPEEIWRVIGNYASAAARAKAGGLDGVELSAVHQHMIDQFWSPRVNKRTDEWGGSFENRMRFGLEVIKAVRKEVGPDFCVGLRICGDEFHPDGLSHEDMKQIAKYYDDTGMIDFLGVVGSGCDTHNTLANVIPNMSYPPEPFLHLAAGIKEVVKAPVLHAQNIKDPNQATRILEGGYVDMVGMTRAHIADPHLIAKIKMGQIDQIKQCVGANYCIDRQYQGLDVLCIQNAATSREYMGVPHIIEKSAGPKRKVVVVGAGPAGMEAARVSAERGHDVTLFEKKDFIGGQITTASKAPQRDQIAGITRWFQLELARLKVDLRLGTAADAATILDLRPDIVVLAVGGHPFLEQNEHWGAAEGLVVSSWDVLDGKVAPGKNVLVYDTICEFTGMSVADFLADKGSQVEIVTDDIKPGVAIGGTSFPTYYRSMYPKEVIMTGDMMLEKVYREGDKLVAVLENEYTGAKEERVVDQVVVENGVRPDEAIYYALKEGSRNKGQIDIDALFAIQPQPLLSQPGDGYLLFRIGDCVAQRNTHAAIYDGLRLCKDF; encoded by the coding sequence ATGGCTTTCGAAGCGATGTTCCAGCCGATCCAGATCGGCAAACTGACGATCCGCAATCGTGTGCTCAGCACCGCGCACGCTGAGGTTTACGCCACTGACGGCGGCATGACCACTGATCGTTACGTGAAGTATTACGAAGAGAAAGCCAAGGGCGGTATTGGCCTGGCGATCTGCGGCGGTTCTTCAAGCGTTGCCATCGACAGCCCGCAAGGCTGGTGGAAATCGGTCAATCTGGCGACCGACAGAATCATCCCGCACTTCCAGAATCTCGCCGATGCCATGCACAAGCATGGCGCCAAGATCATGATCCAGATTACCCACATGGGCCGTCGCTCGCGCTGGGACGGTGATCACTGGCCGACCCTGATGTCGCCCTCGGGCATTCGCGAGCCGGTGCACCGGGCAACCTGCAAGACCATCGAGCCGGAAGAAATCTGGCGCGTGATCGGCAATTACGCCAGCGCGGCGGCCCGAGCCAAGGCTGGCGGGCTGGACGGCGTCGAATTGTCCGCCGTGCATCAGCACATGATCGACCAGTTCTGGAGCCCGCGAGTCAACAAACGCACCGATGAGTGGGGCGGCAGTTTCGAGAACCGCATGCGCTTCGGCCTGGAGGTCATCAAGGCGGTGCGCAAGGAAGTCGGCCCGGACTTCTGCGTCGGCCTGCGCATTTGCGGCGACGAGTTTCACCCCGACGGGCTTAGCCACGAGGACATGAAACAGATCGCCAAGTATTACGACGACACCGGCATGATCGATTTTCTCGGAGTGGTGGGCTCGGGCTGCGACACCCACAACACCCTGGCCAACGTCATTCCGAACATGAGTTATCCACCGGAGCCGTTCCTGCATCTGGCCGCTGGCATCAAGGAGGTGGTGAAAGCACCGGTGCTGCACGCGCAGAACATCAAAGACCCGAATCAGGCCACGCGAATTCTGGAAGGCGGCTACGTCGACATGGTCGGCATGACCCGCGCGCACATCGCCGACCCGCACCTGATCGCCAAGATCAAAATGGGCCAGATTGACCAGATCAAGCAGTGCGTCGGCGCCAACTACTGCATCGACCGCCAGTATCAGGGGCTGGATGTGCTGTGTATCCAGAACGCTGCCACGTCCCGCGAATACATGGGCGTGCCACACATTATCGAAAAGTCCGCCGGGCCGAAACGCAAGGTGGTGGTGGTCGGTGCCGGTCCTGCCGGTATGGAAGCGGCGCGGGTGTCTGCCGAGCGCGGCCACGACGTGACGTTATTCGAGAAAAAGGACTTCATCGGCGGGCAAATCACCACCGCATCGAAGGCACCGCAGCGCGACCAGATTGCCGGCATCACGCGCTGGTTCCAGCTGGAACTGGCGCGCCTGAAAGTGGACCTGCGCCTGGGGACTGCGGCCGATGCGGCGACCATTCTCGACCTGCGCCCGGACATCGTGGTGCTGGCGGTGGGCGGTCATCCGTTTCTGGAGCAGAACGAACACTGGGGCGCGGCCGAAGGACTGGTGGTCAGCAGTTGGGACGTGCTGGACGGCAAGGTCGCGCCGGGCAAGAACGTGCTGGTCTACGACACCATCTGTGAGTTCACCGGCATGTCGGTGGCTGACTTCTTGGCTGACAAAGGCAGCCAGGTCGAAATCGTTACCGATGACATCAAACCAGGCGTGGCGATCGGCGGGACTTCGTTTCCGACCTACTACCGCAGCATGTACCCCAAAGAAGTGATCATGACCGGCGACATGATGCTGGAAAAGGTCTATCGCGAGGGCGACAAGCTGGTCGCCGTACTGGAAAACGAATACACCGGCGCCAAGGAGGAGCGGGTGGTCGATCAGGTGGTGGTGGAAAACGGTGTGCGCCCGGACGAAGCGATTTATTACGCGCTCAAGGAAGGTTCGCGCAACAAGGGCCAGATCGACATCGACGCGCTGTTCGCCATTCAGCCGCAACCTTTATTGAGCCAGCCGGGCGACGGTTATTTGCTGTTTCGCATCGGCGACTGCGTGGCGCAGCGCAATACCCATGCAGCGATCTACGACGGCCTGCGGCTGTGCAAGGATTTTTAA
- the dgcB gene encoding dimethylglycine demethylation protein DgcB translates to MLDTLLPILLFSALALAALGAWRRVSMWRNGRPSKVDLLGGLLAMPKRYMVALHHVVARDKYIANTHVATAGGAVASIVLAILVHGFGLHNRVLGYALLLMTAVMFVGAVFVYKRRLNPPARLSKGPWMRLPKSLMAFSASFFLVTLPVAGILPEHFGGWVLVAVLGLGVLWGVSELFFGMTWGGPMKHAFAGALHLAWHRRAERFGGGRSTGLKPLDLNDRSAPLGVEKPKDFTWNQLLGFDACVQCGKCEAACPAFAAGQPLNPKKLIQDMVVGLAGGTDVKFAGSPYPSQDGKGKPLGEHGGNPHQPIVNGLVDAETLWSCTTCRACVEECPMMIEHVDAIVDMRRHLTLEKGATPNKGAEVLDNLIATDNPGGFAPGGRMNWAADLNLTLLSEKKTVDVLFWVGDGAFDMRNQRTLRAFVKVLKAARVDFAVLGLEERDSGDVARRLGDEATFQALARRNIQTLAQYRFKRIVTCDPHSFHVLKNEYGALGGDYQVQHHSTFMAELVQRGALNLGQHKGASVTYHDPCYLGRYNGEYEAPREVLRALGIEVREMQRSGFRSRCCGGGGGAPITDIPGKQRIPDMRMDDIRETAAEVVAVGCPQCTAMLEGVVEPRPLIKDIAELVADALIDEVIPSPSVAAKREPAEVH, encoded by the coding sequence ATGCTAGACACCCTTCTTCCCATCCTGCTGTTCAGCGCCCTGGCCCTTGCGGCGCTGGGTGCATGGCGGCGGGTGAGCATGTGGCGCAACGGAAGGCCCTCGAAAGTCGACTTGCTCGGCGGTCTGCTGGCCATGCCCAAGCGCTACATGGTCGCCCTGCACCACGTAGTCGCACGCGATAAATACATCGCCAACACCCACGTTGCCACTGCAGGCGGGGCGGTTGCCTCAATCGTGCTGGCGATTCTGGTGCACGGCTTCGGCCTGCATAACCGCGTTCTTGGCTACGCGCTATTGCTAATGACAGCGGTGATGTTTGTCGGCGCGGTATTTGTCTATAAACGTCGTCTCAATCCGCCCGCGCGTCTGTCGAAAGGCCCGTGGATGCGCCTGCCGAAAAGCCTCATGGCGTTTTCCGCGAGCTTTTTTCTAGTCACTTTGCCGGTTGCCGGTATTCTTCCCGAGCACTTCGGCGGCTGGGTGCTGGTCGCTGTTCTTGGGCTGGGCGTGCTGTGGGGCGTGAGCGAGCTGTTCTTCGGCATGACCTGGGGCGGGCCGATGAAGCATGCCTTTGCTGGCGCCCTGCACTTGGCGTGGCACCGACGTGCCGAGCGTTTTGGAGGCGGTCGCTCGACTGGTTTGAAACCGTTGGATCTGAACGACCGCAGCGCGCCACTAGGTGTGGAAAAACCCAAGGACTTCACCTGGAACCAATTACTGGGTTTCGACGCCTGTGTGCAATGCGGCAAATGTGAAGCGGCATGCCCGGCGTTCGCAGCAGGTCAGCCCCTGAACCCCAAGAAGCTGATTCAGGACATGGTCGTCGGTCTGGCGGGCGGCACCGATGTAAAATTCGCCGGTAGCCCTTACCCATCACAGGATGGCAAAGGCAAGCCACTGGGCGAGCATGGCGGCAACCCGCATCAGCCCATCGTCAATGGTCTGGTGGATGCCGAGACGCTGTGGTCCTGCACCACCTGCCGCGCGTGTGTCGAAGAGTGCCCGATGATGATCGAGCACGTGGATGCCATCGTCGACATGCGCCGCCACCTGACCCTTGAAAAGGGCGCTACGCCAAACAAGGGCGCCGAGGTGCTGGACAACCTGATCGCCACCGACAACCCCGGCGGGTTTGCACCAGGCGGGCGAATGAACTGGGCGGCCGATCTGAACCTGACATTGCTCAGCGAGAAAAAAACCGTGGATGTGCTGTTCTGGGTCGGTGATGGCGCGTTCGACATGCGTAATCAACGCACCCTGCGCGCGTTCGTCAAAGTCCTCAAGGCGGCCAGGGTGGACTTCGCCGTGCTGGGCCTTGAAGAACGCGACAGCGGTGACGTGGCCCGGCGCCTGGGCGATGAAGCAACCTTCCAGGCGCTCGCCCGCCGTAACATTCAGACCTTGGCCCAGTACCGCTTCAAACGCATCGTGACCTGCGACCCGCACAGCTTTCATGTGCTGAAAAATGAGTACGGCGCATTGGGCGGTGACTATCAGGTGCAGCATCACAGTACCTTCATGGCGGAACTGGTACAGCGCGGTGCCCTGAATCTGGGCCAGCACAAAGGCGCCAGCGTGACCTATCACGACCCGTGTTACCTGGGCCGCTACAACGGCGAATACGAAGCACCGCGTGAAGTGCTGCGCGCGCTGGGTATCGAGGTCAGGGAAATGCAGCGCTCGGGCTTTCGTTCCCGCTGCTGCGGTGGCGGGGGCGGCGCACCGATTACGGACATCCCCGGCAAGCAGCGGATTCCCGACATGCGCATGGACGACATTCGCGAAACTGCTGCCGAAGTCGTGGCGGTGGGTTGTCCACAATGCACGGCCATGCTTGAAGGCGTGGTCGAACCGCGGCCGCTTATCAAAGACATCGCTGAACTGGTGGCCGATGCGCTGATTGACGAAGTTATCCCCAGCCCGTCTGTTGCCGCTAAGCGTGAACCTGCGGAGGTGCACTGA
- a CDS encoding electron transfer flavoprotein subunit beta, which produces MQPEVSVDKHAVQIISLVSIGAHPTSGRARRAEQDARAVELGLQLAGDNLQVLHAGNAEEPALRAYLGMGLNELHVLEQPEGADALIALTDYLQDSAAQVVLAGSQAETGEGSGMLPFLLAERLGWPLVTGLAEVESLNNGIALVLQALPRGQRRRLKVRLPFLATVENAAPKPRQSAFGPAQRGTLDTERVQVVADKLLTNQALQPARPRPKRLKVIKAKSGADRMKAATAKASGGGGQVLKGLRPEEGAAAILKLLIEEGVVK; this is translated from the coding sequence ATGCAGCCTGAAGTGTCTGTGGATAAGCATGCGGTACAGATCATCAGTCTGGTATCCATCGGGGCGCACCCGACATCAGGTCGTGCGCGCCGCGCCGAACAGGATGCGCGGGCCGTCGAGCTTGGTTTGCAGCTGGCTGGGGATAACTTGCAGGTACTGCACGCCGGCAATGCCGAAGAACCGGCGTTGCGCGCTTACCTTGGCATGGGGCTCAACGAGCTGCATGTGCTGGAGCAACCCGAGGGCGCCGATGCGCTGATTGCGTTGACCGACTACCTCCAGGATTCTGCTGCACAGGTGGTGCTGGCCGGCAGTCAGGCTGAAACCGGTGAAGGGTCGGGCATGCTGCCCTTTCTGTTGGCTGAAAGGCTGGGCTGGCCACTGGTGACCGGTCTGGCTGAAGTCGAGTCGCTGAACAACGGCATCGCGCTGGTGTTGCAGGCTCTGCCTCGCGGCCAGCGTCGTCGGCTGAAGGTCCGCCTGCCGTTTCTGGCCACTGTGGAAAACGCGGCTCCCAAACCCCGGCAGAGCGCATTCGGGCCTGCACAGCGTGGCACGCTGGACACAGAAAGAGTTCAGGTAGTTGCCGATAAGTTATTGACCAACCAAGCGCTGCAGCCAGCCAGACCGCGGCCCAAACGCCTGAAAGTGATCAAGGCCAAGAGCGGCGCTGATCGCATGAAAGCCGCTACTGCCAAGGCCAGTGGCGGCGGGGGCCAGGTGCTCAAGGGGCTGCGCCCTGAAGAGGGCGCAGCCGCGATTCTGAAGCTGTTGATCGAAGAGGGCGTCGTAAAGTAA
- a CDS encoding electron transfer flavoprotein subunit alpha/FixB family protein, with amino-acid sequence MSDIIRRDPRAEWIARNRLHPLHAAMQPAQSSWMGPNGLVRKNVHGLGFIGPHGIKRIDRSGAQQGGASKRSAVSDVQLPLYVIAAPAFYINVVPDMVGGRLSSHDRDLLGLARQLAGADGAVLAVVFGEHKETAFDSAGVDRLLLLDGNEFDGYSPEQRVQGLRAVDNQFGPQHWLFPDSRTGCGELGRRFAASLGERPATRVWQVNDGQCTSRAGAGREDLVRPLARLILVDVECAEPVSETRHEALPVELSTGAARSLSRIEDLGAVAVDPAVIPMAEAEFILSGGNGVRDWDLFHRAALALGATEGASRVAVDDGFMGRERQVGASGTWVTARVYLAVGISGAIQHLQGIGACDKVIAINLDAGCDMVKRADLSVIGESAEVLTALIAAVQAWRSGGKRDAA; translated from the coding sequence ATGAGTGACATTATCCGCCGTGATCCACGCGCCGAGTGGATCGCCCGCAATCGACTGCACCCACTGCACGCGGCCATGCAGCCCGCACAAAGCAGCTGGATGGGACCCAACGGCTTGGTGCGCAAAAACGTGCATGGCCTGGGGTTTATCGGCCCCCACGGCATCAAGCGCATCGACCGCAGCGGCGCGCAGCAGGGCGGGGCGAGCAAGCGTTCGGCGGTGTCCGACGTCCAGCTGCCGCTGTATGTGATCGCTGCGCCCGCGTTCTATATCAACGTTGTTCCCGACATGGTCGGCGGTCGTTTGAGCAGCCATGATCGCGACTTGCTGGGCCTGGCGCGCCAACTGGCGGGTGCCGACGGCGCGGTGCTGGCGGTGGTGTTCGGCGAGCATAAAGAGACGGCGTTCGACAGTGCAGGTGTGGATCGCCTGTTGTTGCTCGACGGTAACGAGTTCGATGGCTACTCCCCTGAACAACGCGTGCAGGGTTTGCGTGCTGTGGATAACCAGTTTGGCCCGCAGCACTGGTTATTTCCTGACAGCCGCACCGGTTGCGGTGAGCTTGGGCGGCGCTTTGCGGCCAGCCTCGGCGAGCGCCCTGCGACGCGGGTCTGGCAGGTCAACGACGGGCAGTGCACAAGCCGCGCCGGAGCAGGGCGCGAAGACCTTGTTCGTCCCTTGGCGCGGTTGATTCTGGTCGACGTCGAGTGCGCCGAGCCGGTCAGTGAAACCCGCCATGAAGCGTTGCCCGTCGAGTTATCCACAGGCGCGGCGCGTAGCCTGTCGCGTATTGAAGACCTGGGCGCAGTGGCGGTCGACCCGGCAGTTATCCCCATGGCCGAGGCAGAATTCATCTTGTCGGGTGGTAACGGCGTGCGGGATTGGGATCTTTTCCACCGCGCCGCTTTGGCCTTGGGCGCAACCGAGGGGGCGTCGCGGGTGGCAGTGGATGACGGTTTCATGGGGCGCGAGCGTCAGGTGGGTGCCAGTGGCACGTGGGTGACGGCGCGGGTTTACCTGGCGGTCGGCATCTCAGGGGCGATTCAGCACCTGCAAGGTATCGGCGCCTGTGACAAGGTCATTGCGATCAATCTGGATGCGGGGTGCGACATGGTCAAGCGCGCTGATCTATCGGTCATCGGCGAAAGCGCCGAAGTGCTCACGGCGTTGATAGCCGCAGTGCAAGCCTGGCGCAGCGGAGGTAAGCGTGATGCAGCCTGA